Genomic window (Rosa chinensis cultivar Old Blush chromosome 6, RchiOBHm-V2, whole genome shotgun sequence):
AGCAAAGAGTGAAAGACTATGTTTTACACAATGGTGATTAATGAATGAATTGCCAGTATGCTGAAACATGGAGAAACACGAACCTGTGTTTTAACAAAGAGTGTATGTGCATGTATTTCCAAAGACAGAAACACTATGTCAGCTAATTCTGTTGATACTTAATAGTGATGAGCattcttcttttgcttcaatCAGAAAATCAAATGTAGGTTTCCTAACATATATATGTCTCTCCTTTTAATCTTCTCAGGACTGGAGGAAAAAGTTGGATTATACATGAGACAAAGTTAACACTGTCTAATTTTGGCCAAATATTTTGTAACCTTGATAGGAGAAAGTATGCTAACATGTCATTTTGCAACTTCAAACCAACCGtactccttttttcttttggtttgtcACAGTGGTCATCTATCAGTGTGCTAATAGACTTCACATCAACAGAAAGAGATATACCTATAGAAATTATACCATGTGTGAGTAAGAGTAATCCACAGCAGAAACTGATATATAATACTATTGCAAAAATTTGAACTGATAATCCAATATATGCTGACAGAAATTTCTAATTTGTACAGTTGCATAGTATAGATGGAATTATAGATTTCATCCTCACACACCTCCATGTACGGGT
Coding sequences:
- the LOC121050216 gene encoding uncharacterized protein LOC121050216 encodes the protein MEVMEMASDYSGWFVKYLVVIDLNPVLGAHPVRSQFVILYLFREKENYDEVEESSPALWLHMPGISLSVDVKSISTLIDDHCDKPKEKRSTVGLKLQNDMLAYFLLSRLQNIWPKLDSVNFVSCIIQLFPPVLRRLKGETYIC